The Kitasatospora paranensis genome has a window encoding:
- a CDS encoding insulinase family protein has protein sequence MIHHFEVDGVPALYAPRAGRLSAGLVFRVGRADETLPGAGITHLVEHLALHRSGVQVHRFNGATGLLHTHFHLEGGEQDVRSFLLSVCQSLTALPMDRLETEKAILRTEESGRGAGAGEAMGLWRYGAQGHGLVSYPEWGVPGLHPQTVQQWADTWFTRENAALWIAGEQVPADLRLPLRPGRRMPLPAPTSALPQTPAYFDAGQGQVLFDTVLPRTAAAELYTACLDRELFQDLRQEGGYSYTVGADHTHRGDGMLTVTALADALPEQQAAALGGFVDVLARLAETGVAPEGFEALRRRADEAYAAPAIDAERLPGCAADLLSGLPVRTGDELRAELRSVAPADVHAVAQQALGGGLLRVPAGRRADWAGYRAAPTTSAAAVYGTSHRSVQAGGPELVIARDGVSLVDGTEAATVRYDACAAVLAWPDGGRRLIGTDGITVQIEPACHLLDTYSLAVVDGAVPPHLFVAMPPRQPPAPYASGAPSAAGPRAAARAADEEAKPGIGRRILGVLQTTVAVVWGLLVLMAGLGAIGDDSYGADYWIFIGFLAACEAALVYAIVRRRKRWRAARGN, from the coding sequence GTGATCCACCACTTCGAGGTCGACGGCGTCCCCGCGCTGTACGCGCCCCGGGCCGGCCGGCTCTCGGCCGGGCTGGTCTTCCGGGTCGGCCGGGCCGACGAGACGCTGCCGGGCGCAGGCATCACGCACCTCGTCGAACACCTCGCCCTGCACCGCAGCGGCGTCCAGGTGCACCGCTTCAACGGCGCCACCGGGCTGCTCCACACCCACTTCCACCTGGAGGGCGGCGAGCAGGACGTCCGGTCCTTCCTGCTGAGCGTCTGCCAGTCCCTGACGGCACTGCCGATGGACCGGCTGGAGACCGAGAAGGCGATCCTGCGCACCGAGGAGTCCGGCCGGGGCGCCGGCGCGGGCGAGGCCATGGGCCTGTGGCGGTACGGCGCGCAGGGCCACGGGCTGGTCAGCTACCCCGAGTGGGGCGTGCCCGGACTCCACCCGCAGACCGTCCAGCAGTGGGCCGACACCTGGTTCACCCGGGAGAACGCCGCCCTGTGGATCGCCGGCGAGCAGGTGCCCGCCGACCTGCGCCTGCCGCTGCGCCCGGGCCGGCGGATGCCGCTGCCCGCCCCGACGTCCGCGCTGCCGCAGACCCCCGCCTACTTCGACGCCGGCCAGGGCCAGGTCCTGTTCGACACCGTGCTCCCGCGCACCGCCGCGGCCGAGCTCTACACCGCCTGCCTGGACCGCGAACTCTTCCAGGACCTCCGCCAGGAGGGCGGCTACTCCTACACGGTCGGCGCCGACCACACCCACCGCGGGGACGGCATGCTCACCGTCACCGCCCTCGCCGACGCCCTCCCCGAACAGCAGGCCGCGGCCCTCGGCGGCTTCGTCGACGTGCTCGCCCGCCTCGCCGAGACCGGCGTCGCCCCGGAGGGCTTCGAGGCGCTCCGCCGGCGCGCCGACGAGGCGTACGCCGCTCCGGCAATCGACGCCGAACGGCTCCCGGGCTGCGCCGCCGACCTGCTGAGCGGGCTGCCGGTGCGCACCGGCGACGAACTGCGCGCCGAACTCCGGTCGGTGGCCCCGGCCGACGTCCACGCCGTCGCCCAACAGGCCCTCGGCGGCGGCCTGTTGCGGGTGCCCGCCGGGCGCCGGGCGGACTGGGCGGGCTACCGGGCCGCGCCCACCACCTCCGCGGCGGCGGTCTACGGCACCAGCCACCGCTCGGTCCAGGCCGGCGGCCCGGAGCTGGTGATCGCCCGCGACGGCGTCAGCCTGGTCGACGGCACCGAGGCGGCGACCGTCCGCTACGACGCCTGCGCCGCGGTGCTCGCCTGGCCCGACGGCGGCCGCAGGCTGATCGGCACCGACGGCATCACCGTCCAGATCGAGCCCGCCTGCCACCTCCTGGACACCTACAGTCTGGCGGTGGTCGACGGCGCCGTGCCCCCGCACCTGTTCGTCGCGATGCCGCCGCGCCAGCCGCCCGCCCCGTACGCCTCGGGCGCGCCGTCCGCGGCCGGCCCGCGGGCCGCGGCCCGGGCGGCCGACGAGGAGGCGAAGCCCGGGATCGGACGGCGGATCCTCGGCGTCCTCCAGACCACGGTCGCGGTCGTCTGGGGCCTGCTCGTCCTGATGGCCGGCCTCGGCGCGATCGGCGACGACAGCTACGGAGCGGACTACTGGATCTTCATCGGCTTCCTGGCCGCCTGCGAAGCAGCCCTGGTGTACGCCATCGTGCGGCGCCGCAAGCGGTGGCGGGCGGCCCGCGGGAACTGA